In Pectobacterium actinidiae, the DNA window CCCACCAGAATGGAGCCCGCAATCATCATGCCGGGCGTGATATCGCCCTTGACGGCCAGCAGTGCACCCAGCCCCAGCATCAGCGACTGAAGCGCCAGTCGGGTGCTTTTCGTCAGTGAAGTAATGTTGGCGCTCTTTTCACTGGCAACGTTCTGATAATAGAGAAAAGATTTGTGCTGCGTCAGCCAGCGTTCGCGCATGGCAGGCAGCATGCCCATGGCTTCGATGGCATCGGCGTTGCGCAGGTTAGCGTTGGCCTGTTGCGTCGCCTGAACGGTGTTTTGTGCGGCTAAGGCCAAGGGCTCGCGCGTGAGTTTTTGATTCAGCCAAGCCAGCACTATCAGGATGATCGCCCCCGCCAGCGCCATCACGCCTAGCCAGGGATGAAGTAAGAAGATCACCAGCAGATAGACCGGAAACCACGGCGCATCAAAGAAGGCGAACAGCGCGTTTCCGGTAGCGAACTGGCGTAGAGCGGTCAGATCGTTTAAGGCTTGTCCGGCTCCCGCCGTTCCATTCTTGAGATTGCTTTCAAACGCCGCATTGTAGATACGCTGGTTCAGTCGCATATCCATCTGCGTACCGAGGCGGATCACCACGGCACTGCGTATCCACTCCAGTAATCCCATCAATAAAAACAGCCCCAGCATAATGAGCGTTAGCATCGCCAACGTCATGGTGCTGCTGGAAGGCAGCACACGGTCATAAACCTGAAGCATATAAATGGCTGGAGCCAGCATCAGCAGGTTGATGACAGCGCTGAACAGGCCAATTCCCCAAAATCCCTGACGATAGGCAGCCAGCGCGTCAATAATCTCACGGCCTGATGAAGCCGGATGGGATGCGGGCATGGGATGTTCCTTCTTTAATAATTGCCATCGTTCTCACCATGGTGTGCCCACAAGGTGGAAGAGGGGAGGCGGTTAGCCGTACCGCTATTGACGCGGTTTGCCAACGGTTATTACACTTACTGGACCGCCGCGGTGCCGTGCCCGCCATATTTCACGCTGCATCCGTGCAACGCGAAATATCGAGGGTATAAACTCTCTCCGTACCGCGACGGTGTTCACTCAAACGGCTAAAAGCGTCATCTTTTAGCCGTTTTCTTATGCCGCCAGCAGATCGGCGGTTTCTGCGACACCCACAACGTCAACCACGGTATCGGCAGAAAGCGCCGCATCAGCGGTCGCAGTGGCGAAGCTCAGGCTATCCAGGCTGGCGTTAATATCGATGCCCGCATTGCTCAGCGCATCCAGCAGCGGCTGAACTTGTCCGCTCATCAGGCCGTAGACAACCTGATGCACCACGCCTTCACGGCCGCTATCCACGATGCTGGAGAGATCCAGGCCGCTAAAGGTGACTTGAGGTTCTTGAATGGCGTATTCGGTGCTGGTGCCTCCGCTTAGACCGTCGCCGAAGGTCAGTGAATCCAGTTGGCCATACAGAACGTGGTTAGAGAATTGATAGGTCAGGTTACCTTCGGCAACGAAGGCAGAGGTGGCGTTATTCGGGCTGACCAGAGAGTATTGTGTCCCGTTATTCCAAGAGGTGCCACCGTAGAAACCTCCCGAGT includes these proteins:
- a CDS encoding heme acquisition protein HasA translates to MSLSIQYDTEFSSYSISQYLTEWSSLFGDANHTNGNVTDSNSGGFYGGTSWNNGTQYSLVSPNNATSAFVAEGNLTYQFSNHVLYGQLDSLTFGDGLSGGTSTEYAIQEPQVTFSGLDLSSIVDSGREGVVHQVVYGLMSGQVQPLLDALSNAGIDINASLDSLSFATATADAALSADTVVDVVGVAETADLLAA